A stretch of Fundidesulfovibrio soli DNA encodes these proteins:
- a CDS encoding putative nucleotidyltransferase substrate binding domain-containing protein: protein MTDGEEGFLGLKVGSLALKAPVFAQPGTTLGEAAREMRAARLSACLVGTPQAVQGILTERDIVWAVADGVPPEASAGALMTEGLVSVGIDELVSEAFLLMIRHNIRRLGVTDAGGDVVALLEERDLMAARLESPVALSAAIARADGPEELARAAQALGELLPRWLTQGAGVARAGALAAAVRDQLFTRAAELALEGGGRPGPFALVALGSEGRREQFLSTDQDNALVLGEGSDEALAEGFARRLMDILERAGLPPCQHGVTADHAAWRMSLPAWRQHLDALGRDLGPDAVLALSLLADARHILGERALSAGLRAALRESVAGNSRALRYMAREAVRFEPPLSIFGALLTERGGPEHGGLDIKRGGIFPLTQGARVLDLDLPQTKDSQGTDSASRLRRAAQAGVIGEETVGDLTQALDFMQELRLRFQAMALATGREPGNHVRPELLSRLERARLKECFKAVAAFQAILSNRYALHLLT, encoded by the coding sequence ATGACAGACGGCGAAGAGGGTTTCCTGGGCCTGAAGGTCGGCAGCCTTGCGCTCAAGGCTCCGGTCTTCGCCCAGCCGGGGACGACGCTCGGGGAGGCGGCGCGCGAAATGCGCGCCGCCCGCCTGAGCGCCTGCCTGGTAGGCACGCCCCAGGCCGTGCAGGGAATCCTCACCGAGCGCGACATCGTCTGGGCCGTGGCCGACGGGGTGCCCCCCGAGGCCTCGGCCGGGGCGCTCATGACCGAAGGGCTCGTGAGCGTGGGCATCGACGAGCTTGTTTCCGAGGCCTTCCTGCTCATGATCCGCCACAACATCCGCCGCCTGGGCGTCACGGACGCGGGCGGCGACGTCGTGGCCCTGCTGGAGGAGCGCGACCTCATGGCCGCACGCCTGGAGAGCCCCGTGGCGCTCAGCGCGGCCATCGCCCGCGCGGACGGGCCGGAGGAGCTTGCCCGTGCGGCGCAGGCACTGGGCGAGCTGCTGCCGCGCTGGCTGACCCAGGGCGCGGGCGTGGCCCGGGCCGGGGCCCTGGCCGCCGCCGTGCGCGACCAGCTCTTCACGCGCGCGGCCGAACTGGCCCTGGAGGGCGGCGGACGCCCCGGACCCTTCGCCCTGGTGGCCCTGGGCAGCGAGGGCCGCCGGGAGCAGTTCCTCTCCACGGACCAGGACAACGCCCTGGTGCTGGGCGAGGGCTCGGACGAGGCCCTGGCCGAGGGCTTCGCCCGGCGGCTCATGGACATCCTGGAGCGGGCCGGGCTGCCGCCCTGCCAGCATGGCGTCACCGCGGACCACGCGGCCTGGCGCATGTCCCTGCCCGCCTGGAGGCAGCACCTGGACGCTCTGGGCCGCGACCTGGGGCCGGACGCGGTGCTGGCCCTTTCGCTATTGGCGGACGCCCGGCACATCCTGGGCGAGCGCGCGCTCAGCGCGGGCCTGCGCGCGGCCCTGCGCGAGAGCGTGGCCGGCAACTCCCGGGCCTTGCGCTACATGGCCCGGGAGGCTGTGCGCTTCGAGCCGCCGCTCTCCATCTTCGGGGCGCTGCTCACGGAGCGGGGCGGGCCGGAGCACGGCGGGCTGGACATCAAGCGCGGCGGTATCTTCCCCCTGACCCAGGGCGCCCGCGTGCTGGACCTGGATCTGCCGCAAACCAAGGATTCCCAGGGCACGGACAGCGCCTCCCGCCTGAGGCGCGCGGCCCAGGCCGGGGTCATAGGCGAGGAGACCGTCGGTGACTTGACCCAGGCCCTTGATTTCATGCAAGAGCTCAGATTGCGCTTCCAGGCAATGGCCCTGGCCACGGGACGCGAGCCCGGCAACCACGTGCGCCCGGAGCTGCTTTCCCGGTTGGAGCGCGCGCGGCTCAAGGAGTGCTTCAAGGCAGTGGCGGCCTTCCAGGCTATTCTGTCCAACCGTTACGCATTGCACCTGCTCACATGA
- a CDS encoding DUF294 nucleotidyltransferase-like domain-containing protein, with translation MIIEDVVNFLRECPPLSFLEPARVVELARVAAVDFYPAGTLILGPGGAGAGHMLAVKKGVVLCEGHQLGEGELFGPDGRAEASEDCVCCLLPPEAVRLAVQGRPELEDFLAGRLSEAVLELGMAGMVRGIPAWVEGRPLASVHVAEVVRRCEGVPGYLPIEAVAKAMGHQGSDAAVVLDESGIPCGVVTDRDFRSKAVAKGLGPHTPVREVMTSPVVSLDGEATCFEALMAMTRHHIRHVVVMEGRLALGVLSAQELMLRRVGSPPALASLAAGASDLDDLARAASGLDRLALTLLREGAGAASLGRMVGGVREALVSRACQLGEDFLGPPPGGYCLMVFGRAARREGPALCPMWHALIHEEGPEMARWAAQLGQWLGQALESAQMAGGPRTPGASNEAWRGSLKAWRERMTTWMRHGPASKDWLDFRPVYGQAWMAEALRAQMLSLAAGSHSPVPGPSYEGAPLVERLVELTRGLSLRANVSRISSVERAQALEALGWARPGLAQALEYLTAWQWVGEPVRRSPLDRALERMCRTAAGG, from the coding sequence ATGATCATCGAAGACGTCGTCAATTTCCTGCGGGAGTGCCCGCCTCTCTCCTTCCTGGAACCGGCGCGGGTCGTGGAACTGGCGCGCGTGGCCGCCGTGGACTTCTATCCTGCCGGGACGCTCATCCTGGGGCCGGGCGGGGCCGGGGCGGGGCACATGCTCGCGGTCAAGAAGGGGGTTGTGCTCTGCGAGGGGCACCAGCTCGGCGAGGGCGAGCTTTTCGGCCCGGACGGCAGGGCCGAGGCCTCTGAGGACTGCGTGTGCTGCCTGCTGCCGCCCGAGGCCGTGCGCCTCGCCGTACAGGGCAGGCCCGAGCTGGAGGATTTTCTGGCCGGGCGCCTGAGTGAGGCCGTGCTGGAGCTGGGCATGGCCGGCATGGTGCGCGGCATCCCGGCCTGGGTGGAGGGGCGGCCCCTTGCTTCGGTGCATGTGGCCGAGGTGGTGCGCCGCTGCGAGGGTGTGCCCGGGTACCTGCCCATCGAGGCCGTGGCCAAAGCCATGGGGCACCAGGGCAGCGACGCGGCCGTGGTGCTGGACGAGAGCGGCATCCCCTGCGGCGTCGTCACCGACAGGGACTTCAGGTCCAAGGCCGTGGCCAAGGGCCTAGGGCCGCACACCCCGGTGCGCGAGGTGATGACCTCCCCGGTGGTTTCCCTGGACGGCGAGGCCACCTGCTTCGAGGCGCTCATGGCCATGACCCGCCACCACATCCGCCACGTGGTGGTCATGGAGGGCAGGCTGGCCCTTGGCGTGCTCTCCGCGCAGGAGCTGATGCTGCGCCGGGTGGGCTCCCCCCCGGCCCTGGCCTCCCTGGCCGCCGGGGCCTCTGACCTGGATGACCTGGCCCGGGCCGCCTCCGGTCTGGACAGACTGGCCCTGACGCTCCTGCGCGAGGGCGCCGGGGCCGCCAGCCTGGGCCGCATGGTGGGCGGGGTGCGCGAGGCCCTGGTCTCCCGGGCCTGCCAGCTGGGAGAGGATTTCCTGGGGCCGCCCCCCGGCGGCTATTGCCTCATGGTGTTCGGGCGGGCCGCCCGGCGGGAAGGCCCGGCCCTGTGCCCCATGTGGCACGCCCTGATCCACGAGGAGGGGCCCGAGATGGCCCGATGGGCCGCGCAGCTTGGCCAGTGGCTGGGCCAGGCCCTTGAGTCCGCCCAGATGGCCGGGGGGCCGAGGACCCCAGGGGCGTCCAACGAGGCCTGGCGCGGATCCCTGAAAGCCTGGCGCGAGAGGATGACCACCTGGATGCGGCATGGCCCCGCCAGCAAGGACTGGCTCGATTTCCGGCCCGTGTACGGCCAGGCCTGGATGGCCGAGGCCCTGCGCGCGCAGATGCTCTCCCTGGCGGCGGGGTCCCACTCCCCTGTGCCTGGCCCGTCCTACGAGGGCGCGCCCCTTGTGGAGCGTCTGGTGGAGCTGACCCGGGGGCTGTCGCTGCGGGCCAACGTGTCCCGGATTTCCAGCGTGGAGAGGGCCCAGGCCCTGGAGGCCCTGGGCTGGGCCCGGCCGGGCCTCGCCCAGGCGCTGGAGTACCTGACGGCCTGGCAGTGGGTGGGGGAGCCCGTGCGGCGAAGCCCCCTGGACCGCGCCCTGGAGCGCATGTGCCGCACGGCGGCGGGAGGGTAG
- a CDS encoding PolC-type DNA polymerase III encodes MSWWPWSNRESGRMAEETAFVVFDLETGGLDPSRDDILSIGAVRMRGGRIEAGGAFSALVRPSRARPSAESVRVHLLTPAQLADQPPLGEALPRFLDFCGDAVLVGWHVGLDMAFLKAWARRLKLPKTPERCLDVLGLYLSIRGGRGSQLLEDLPLKDATLYSVARALGIPPRGAHDALGDAYLTAQVLQRFLSIMRVSRQGEPLPLETVLRLGAPGASPAPQPAF; translated from the coding sequence ATGAGCTGGTGGCCTTGGTCCAACCGGGAATCCGGGCGAATGGCGGAAGAGACGGCCTTCGTGGTCTTCGACCTGGAGACCGGCGGGCTGGACCCCTCGCGCGACGACATCCTCTCCATCGGGGCGGTGCGCATGCGCGGCGGCCGCATCGAGGCCGGAGGCGCGTTCTCGGCCCTGGTGCGCCCGTCGAGGGCCCGGCCCAGCGCTGAGAGCGTGCGCGTGCACCTGCTTACCCCGGCCCAGCTTGCGGACCAGCCCCCCCTGGGCGAGGCCCTGCCGCGCTTCCTGGACTTCTGCGGGGACGCCGTGCTGGTCGGGTGGCATGTGGGCCTGGACATGGCCTTCCTCAAGGCCTGGGCCAGGCGGCTCAAGCTGCCCAAGACCCCGGAACGCTGCCTGGACGTGCTGGGGCTGTATCTCTCCATCAGGGGCGGGCGCGGCTCCCAGCTGCTGGAGGACCTGCCCCTCAAGGACGCCACGCTCTACTCCGTGGCCCGGGCGCTGGGCATCCCGCCGCGCGGCGCGCACGACGCCCTGGGCGACGCCTACCTCACGGCCCAGGTGCTGCAGCGCTTTCTCTCCATCATGCGCGTGAGCCGCCAGGGGGAGCCGCTTCCCCTGGAGACCGTGCTCAGGCTGGGCGCTCCCGGCGCATCGCCCGCTCCCCAACCGGCGTTCTGA
- the acs gene encoding acetate--CoA ligase: MTDNIESLLHENRVFNPPVGGHQSRAHIKSLDEYRAVYKRSIDDPEGYWGDRAKELLTWYEPFGKVMDCDFEAARFEWFKGGKLNVAYNCLERHLAGPRRNKAAIIWQGDRPDDVRVLTYQMLADEVNRFANVLKGLGVQKGDRVAIYLGMVPELAVAMLACAKIGAPHSIVFAGFSAHSLRDRINDCQAKVLVCGDAVRRAGKAIALKGNVDEALKECPTVTKVVVHNSAGAPINMEEGRDVWWHDAMSAPGVNAPCPYESMDSEDVLFILYTSGSTGKPKGVYHTTGGYLTYAAHTTQLVFDIQEEDVHWCTADIGWVTGHSYIVYGPLALGASSVMFEGVPTWPGPDRFWATVEKFKVNIFYTAPTAIRALMREGVRWTQGHDLSSLRILGSVGEPINPEAWIWYHDNIGGGKLPIVDTWWQTETGGLMISPLPYATPLKPGSATLPLPGILPKVVDKDGKEVCCGEGGFLIQARPWPGMLRGVWGDPVRFKNQYFSAFPGVYETGDGARMDSDGYVWIMGRVDDVVNVSGHRMGTAEIESALVAHPDVAEAAVVGMPHDIKGQAIYAYITLKEGVEATDELLAALKKHVRAEIGPIATPEVIQFAQGLPKTRSGKIMRRILRKIAEGEIGQLGDTSTLADPGVVTDLIEGKGKLFG, translated from the coding sequence ATGACCGACAACATCGAATCTCTGCTCCACGAGAACCGCGTCTTCAATCCGCCCGTGGGCGGCCACCAGAGCAGGGCCCATATCAAGAGCCTCGACGAATACCGCGCAGTATACAAACGCTCCATCGACGACCCCGAAGGCTACTGGGGCGACCGCGCCAAGGAGTTGCTGACCTGGTACGAACCGTTCGGCAAGGTCATGGATTGCGACTTCGAGGCCGCCCGCTTCGAGTGGTTCAAGGGCGGCAAGCTCAACGTGGCCTACAACTGCCTTGAGCGCCACCTGGCCGGCCCGCGCCGCAACAAGGCGGCCATCATCTGGCAGGGCGACCGCCCGGATGACGTGCGCGTGCTCACCTACCAGATGCTCGCCGACGAGGTGAACCGCTTCGCCAACGTGCTCAAGGGCCTGGGCGTTCAGAAGGGCGACCGCGTGGCCATCTACCTGGGCATGGTGCCGGAGCTGGCTGTGGCCATGCTGGCCTGCGCCAAGATCGGCGCGCCGCACTCCATCGTGTTCGCGGGCTTTTCCGCCCACTCTCTGCGCGACCGCATCAACGACTGCCAGGCCAAGGTGCTGGTCTGCGGCGACGCCGTGCGCCGCGCGGGCAAGGCCATCGCGCTCAAGGGCAACGTGGACGAGGCCCTCAAGGAATGCCCCACCGTGACCAAGGTGGTGGTGCACAACTCCGCCGGGGCCCCCATCAACATGGAGGAGGGCCGCGACGTCTGGTGGCACGACGCCATGAGCGCCCCGGGCGTGAACGCCCCGTGCCCCTACGAGTCCATGGACTCCGAGGACGTGCTCTTCATCCTCTACACCTCCGGCTCCACGGGCAAGCCCAAGGGCGTGTACCACACCACCGGCGGCTACCTGACCTACGCCGCGCACACCACCCAGCTGGTGTTCGACATCCAGGAGGAGGACGTCCACTGGTGCACGGCGGACATCGGCTGGGTCACGGGGCACAGCTACATCGTCTATGGCCCCCTGGCCCTGGGCGCATCCTCGGTGATGTTCGAGGGCGTGCCCACCTGGCCCGGGCCGGACCGCTTCTGGGCCACGGTGGAGAAGTTCAAGGTGAACATCTTCTACACCGCGCCCACGGCCATCCGCGCGCTCATGCGCGAGGGCGTGAGGTGGACCCAGGGGCACGACCTCTCGTCGCTGCGCATCCTCGGCTCCGTGGGCGAGCCCATCAACCCCGAGGCCTGGATCTGGTACCACGACAACATCGGCGGCGGTAAGCTGCCCATCGTGGACACCTGGTGGCAGACCGAGACCGGCGGCCTGATGATCTCCCCGCTGCCCTACGCCACCCCGCTCAAGCCCGGCTCCGCCACGCTGCCCCTGCCCGGCATCCTGCCCAAGGTGGTGGACAAGGACGGCAAGGAGGTCTGCTGCGGCGAGGGCGGCTTCCTGATCCAGGCCAGGCCCTGGCCCGGCATGCTGCGCGGCGTCTGGGGCGACCCGGTGCGCTTCAAGAACCAGTACTTCAGCGCCTTCCCCGGCGTCTACGAGACCGGCGACGGCGCGCGCATGGACTCCGACGGCTACGTGTGGATCATGGGCCGCGTGGACGACGTGGTGAACGTCTCGGGCCACCGCATGGGCACCGCCGAAATCGAGTCCGCCCTGGTGGCGCACCCCGACGTGGCCGAGGCCGCCGTGGTGGGCATGCCCCACGACATCAAGGGCCAGGCCATCTACGCCTACATCACCCTCAAGGAGGGCGTGGAGGCCACTGACGAGCTGCTGGCGGCGCTCAAGAAGCACGTGCGCGCCGAGATCGGGCCCATCGCCACGCCCGAGGTCATCCAGTTCGCCCAGGGCCTGCCCAAGACCCGCTCGGGCAAGATCATGCGCCGCATCCTGCGCAAGATCGCCGAGGGCGAGATCGGGCAACTGGGCGACACCTCCACCCTGGCCGATCCCGGCGTTGTCACGGACCTCATCGAGGGCAAGGGCAAGCTGTTCGGTTAA
- a CDS encoding methyl-accepting chemotaxis protein, whose amino-acid sequence MASSVFGRLADSRLTIKFLSISVYSTAIFALLLFGLVLPRMEAELMETHKESLRNLVGSATSLIKDYDAQVKRGELDLGEAKRRAMARIKGIRYGNNDYFWVNDLTLPVPSMVMHPTVPALDGKVLDDPKFSCATSSQKGMKGELVPVPGGKGNLFTELLRAAGDTGDGFVIYSWPRPTQNGVSAGVWPKLSYGVVIKDWGWLIGSGVYIDDIKAKVNQLRLWCGAGLAVVFVVGLLLTLWLTRAFVGRQVDALARYSVAVAGGDLTATVPPVAFHAELRVLRDAMRSMVDRLRESLALAEEKTREAGEQARQAEEQTIIAREALERAESARREGEQAAAAAMGHTAQGIGGVVEELCVGLTQSAQGAQEQRRRVEGTSREVQAMNASLAHVSHLAAEVAGLAEDASGKARAGAGVVERSVEAIEAVDSQARALAASMHELGTQSQAIGAILTTIADIADQTNLLALNAAIEAARAGEAGRGFAVVADEVRKLAEKTMTATQEVNRSVHAIQEGAKRNVERMDEAVRAISLATGLSRESGEVFASIVDIVGRSAGQTAAISGDARNQAQAMEQVAQAVEAVSSLAEEIAANTARSQRVVERLEQEQAGLGRIIAGYGQEGGAPKALGRGR is encoded by the coding sequence ATGGCTTCATCGGTCTTCGGCAGGCTCGCTGATTCCCGGCTCACCATCAAGTTCCTCTCCATCTCAGTCTATTCCACAGCCATCTTCGCCCTGCTGCTCTTCGGGCTCGTGCTCCCGCGCATGGAGGCCGAGCTCATGGAGACCCACAAGGAGAGCCTGCGCAATCTCGTGGGCTCCGCCACCTCCCTCATCAAGGACTACGACGCCCAGGTGAAGCGCGGAGAGCTGGACCTGGGCGAGGCCAAACGCAGGGCCATGGCGCGCATCAAGGGCATCCGCTACGGCAACAACGACTACTTCTGGGTCAACGACCTCACCCTGCCCGTGCCGAGCATGGTCATGCACCCCACGGTGCCCGCCCTGGACGGCAAGGTGCTGGACGACCCCAAGTTCTCCTGCGCCACGTCCTCGCAGAAGGGCATGAAGGGTGAGCTCGTCCCCGTCCCCGGGGGCAAGGGGAACCTCTTCACCGAGCTTCTGCGCGCCGCCGGAGACACCGGGGACGGCTTCGTCATCTATTCCTGGCCCCGCCCCACGCAAAACGGCGTGAGCGCCGGGGTGTGGCCCAAGCTCTCCTACGGCGTCGTGATCAAGGATTGGGGCTGGCTCATCGGCTCCGGCGTCTACATCGATGACATCAAGGCCAAGGTGAACCAGCTGCGCCTGTGGTGCGGCGCGGGGCTGGCCGTGGTTTTTGTCGTGGGCCTGCTGCTGACCCTCTGGCTGACAAGGGCCTTCGTGGGCCGTCAGGTGGACGCCCTGGCGCGCTACTCCGTGGCCGTGGCCGGGGGCGACCTGACCGCCACGGTGCCGCCCGTGGCCTTCCACGCGGAGCTGCGCGTGTTGCGCGACGCCATGCGCTCCATGGTGGATCGCCTGCGCGAGAGCCTGGCCCTGGCCGAGGAGAAGACCCGCGAAGCCGGGGAACAGGCCCGGCAGGCCGAGGAGCAGACCATCATCGCCCGGGAGGCCCTGGAGCGGGCCGAGAGCGCCCGGAGAGAGGGCGAGCAGGCCGCCGCCGCAGCCATGGGCCACACGGCGCAGGGAATCGGCGGCGTTGTCGAGGAGCTCTGCGTGGGGCTCACCCAGTCCGCCCAGGGCGCGCAGGAGCAGCGCAGGCGCGTGGAGGGCACCTCCCGCGAGGTGCAGGCCATGAACGCCTCCCTGGCGCACGTGTCGCACCTGGCGGCGGAGGTGGCCGGACTTGCCGAAGACGCCAGCGGCAAGGCCAGGGCCGGCGCGGGAGTGGTGGAGCGCTCCGTGGAGGCCATCGAGGCCGTGGACTCGCAGGCCAGGGCCCTGGCGGCCTCCATGCACGAGCTGGGCACACAGAGCCAGGCCATCGGGGCCATCCTGACGACCATCGCCGACATCGCGGACCAGACCAACCTGCTGGCCCTCAACGCCGCCATCGAAGCCGCGCGCGCGGGCGAGGCGGGCAGGGGCTTCGCGGTGGTGGCCGACGAGGTGCGCAAGCTGGCCGAAAAGACCATGACCGCCACCCAGGAGGTCAACCGCTCGGTGCACGCCATTCAGGAGGGCGCCAAGCGCAACGTGGAGCGCATGGACGAGGCCGTGCGGGCCATCTCCCTGGCAACGGGCCTCTCCCGCGAGTCGGGCGAGGTCTTCGCCTCCATCGTGGACATCGTGGGCCGCTCCGCCGGGCAGACCGCCGCCATCTCCGGCGACGCGCGCAACCAGGCCCAGGCCATGGAGCAGGTGGCCCAGGCCGTGGAGGCCGTCTCCAGCCTGGCCGAGGAGATCGCGGCCAACACGGCGCGCTCCCAGCGGGTGGTGGAGCGCCTGGAGCAGGAACAGGCCGGCCTGGGCCGGATCATCGCCGGATACGGGCAGGAAGGCGGCGCGCCCAAGGCACTGGGGAGAGGGCGTTGA
- a CDS encoding AraC family transcriptional regulator: MNGTDLRLWRAPGLDGVDLLRASRCATRYARHFHDGYAVGVLVEGALGFRYLGRDCMARAGEVNMVAPGEVHDGWPGTPLGWSYRMFYLEPRAVAAVAAQLGGKADQLPDFGAGVLRDPELAAALCALHRDLDQGRTTLLERQSRLVGVLGAWIARHADGRRGRVPLRESGAVRAVKDILNERFIESVPLEELAKATGLSGFHLNRVFRQSVGLAPHEYQVQLRVNRARTLLERGENAAQAALASGFADQSHLNRHFRRILGLTPGAYRKIVQDR; encoded by the coding sequence TTGAACGGAACGGACCTGAGGCTGTGGCGCGCGCCCGGACTGGACGGCGTGGACCTGCTGCGGGCCAGCCGCTGCGCCACGCGCTACGCCAGGCACTTCCACGACGGCTACGCCGTGGGCGTGCTGGTTGAGGGGGCGCTGGGCTTCCGCTACCTCGGGCGCGACTGCATGGCCCGCGCCGGAGAGGTGAACATGGTGGCCCCCGGGGAGGTGCACGACGGCTGGCCCGGCACGCCCCTGGGCTGGAGCTACCGCATGTTCTACCTGGAGCCCCGCGCCGTGGCCGCCGTGGCCGCGCAGCTGGGCGGCAAGGCGGACCAGCTGCCTGATTTCGGGGCCGGGGTGCTGCGCGACCCGGAGCTGGCTGCTGCGCTGTGCGCATTGCACCGTGACCTGGATCAGGGGCGGACCACGCTTCTGGAGCGCCAGAGCAGGCTCGTGGGCGTGCTCGGGGCCTGGATCGCGCGACACGCCGACGGGCGGCGGGGGCGGGTGCCACTGCGTGAGTCTGGGGCCGTGCGCGCAGTGAAGGATATCCTCAACGAACGCTTCATTGAATCCGTGCCCCTGGAGGAACTGGCCAAGGCCACGGGCCTCTCCGGCTTCCACCTCAACCGGGTGTTCCGGCAGAGCGTGGGGCTCGCCCCCCATGAATATCAGGTGCAGCTGCGCGTGAACCGCGCCCGCACCCTGCTGGAGCGCGGCGAGAACGCGGCCCAGGCCGCCCTGGCCTCCGGATTCGCCGACCAGAGCCACCTCAACCGCCACTTCAGGCGCATCCTGGGCCTGACCCCCGGGGCCTACCGCAAGATCGTTCAAGACCGCTGA
- a CDS encoding DMT family transporter — MPSSVSADILSDASPGEAPAANAAARPRFPLLSMCLAMLLVGATAPLGEVALRGMGLPQLLAVRLVLAWAVLRALSPGSGAVPRLEPRHWAVLALQALSGVVVFNACLWLGMEGGGAAAAGVFTSATPAVMVLLGVVLFRELPGLRALGGVGLCVVGVLAARDVFGSGFGSGAAWSPLGSDALLLAAVAGESVFLLALKWLPAWLTPLEAARCITLLGFFMVLPWAVWTFDPAAMFEAGFGAWLAVAALGVLVTAGGYVLWFRGVGSASASQAAVITGLMPVSAVLSSWLLSGAAPSGGQVLGCLAVGLGIWLSAGK; from the coding sequence ATGCCGTCTTCCGTTTCAGCCGACATCCTGTCCGACGCGTCTCCCGGTGAAGCCCCCGCCGCCAACGCAGCGGCGCGCCCGCGCTTCCCGCTGCTCTCCATGTGCCTGGCCATGCTCCTGGTGGGGGCCACGGCCCCGCTGGGCGAGGTGGCCCTGCGCGGCATGGGCCTGCCTCAGCTTCTGGCCGTGCGCCTGGTGCTGGCCTGGGCCGTGCTGCGCGCGCTGAGCCCGGGGAGCGGGGCCGTCCCCCGCCTGGAGCCGCGCCACTGGGCCGTGCTGGCCCTGCAGGCCCTGAGCGGCGTGGTGGTCTTCAACGCCTGTCTCTGGCTCGGCATGGAAGGCGGCGGGGCCGCCGCCGCGGGCGTGTTCACCAGCGCCACCCCGGCCGTCATGGTCCTGCTGGGGGTGGTTCTGTTCAGGGAGCTTCCAGGGCTTCGCGCGCTCGGGGGCGTGGGGCTCTGCGTGGTGGGCGTTCTTGCCGCCAGGGACGTGTTCGGTTCCGGCTTCGGCTCGGGCGCGGCCTGGTCCCCCTTGGGTTCGGACGCCCTGCTGCTGGCCGCCGTGGCCGGGGAGTCCGTGTTCCTGCTGGCCCTCAAGTGGCTGCCCGCGTGGCTCACGCCCCTGGAGGCCGCCCGGTGCATCACGCTGCTGGGCTTTTTCATGGTGCTGCCCTGGGCTGTCTGGACTTTCGACCCCGCAGCCATGTTCGAGGCCGGATTCGGGGCCTGGCTGGCCGTGGCCGCCCTGGGCGTGCTGGTCACCGCCGGCGGCTACGTGCTCTGGTTCAGGGGCGTGGGCAGCGCCAGCGCAAGCCAGGCGGCCGTCATCACGGGGCTGATGCCGGTGAGCGCGGTGCTCTCCAGCTGGCTCCTCTCGGGGGCCGCGCCCAGCGGGGGCCAGGTCCTCGGGTGCCTTGCCGTGGGCCTGGGCATCTGGCTTTCGGCGGGAAAATGA